The Alnus glutinosa chromosome 1, dhAlnGlut1.1, whole genome shotgun sequence region GAGAGACGGGGGTTGTGGGGGGTAGTCAGTGAAGATATGAAGTCCTAAGCTTATGGCATGGCAAGACAGACACAAGTGGCCATGAGAAAAGACAAGGACCCATGCAATCTGATGTGGAGTAACGCTATACACCAGCCCCCTCATCCTCCTAAAACCTATGTGGCGTGATCCTCCATAGTATTTGATgcatagaaattgattttttggttCGGAGGACCACACCACATAGGCTTTAGGGGGTGGTGTAGAGCATTACTCATCTGATGTCATATTCATGTTAATGTAACTTACTTGAAAAATGTAGCTAAATACTCTGAAAGAATTTCGATGAAGTAACCGGATGTGTTACTCTACCCAGAAATGAGTACAATGCCAATTGCCTAACCACCCTACCGAATTCTTTTGTGATCATGAAACAAGAACCAGTGAGACCTTAACACGTGTACCCATCAGAAAAGTGACAGACAAATTAGCAAGACACGTTTTCTAGTCCCAATTTTAACATGATCTTTAGAACTGGGGAACGTCATAGGCTTCTAAACACAAGCAGCTGTTAAACAAAGATACTTCAACGGCACAGACAATTTAGAATGAAATGAAAACTAGAAAACGCAGCCTGCAGTAACCTTATGCCCCTGATAACTTATCTAGCATACCCAGTGGGATAGATGAGCCGATTCCAAAAGTACGAAATCCTAGCTACAGAAACCAGAACCAACCTGTAAATCCTCGCCAGATAAAGCTGGCTGACACATAATATGCATCAGAACAATATAGAGACCTCAAATACCATCACAGTTAATACAACAACTTGACACAGATCATTAGAAGGTAGTGTAACTCGACAACCGCGGCAACATGAGGACGACAGACTGACTTTCAGACACCCACATTGAGCAAGGCTGGACGACAACTCTGGACCTTCTCAACCCTCAAACATGTCCTAGTACTCACTGGAACAGTAGACAATTGCAAATTAACGGATGCAATgaagaaatataaaagaactacagtttaaaaaaaaaaaaaaaaaaattcccactAGAAAAGGGTTTCTTTTTGGTGGGTTGGGGAATAAGAGGCAACCCTTGCAAGGGACccacaaaaaatgcaaaattgaaTATTCATCACATTTGTTATGTGTACATAAATTCTTATTAAACTTGGTGACAATTTCAAGCAACAAATGGAGATACAGAGAAAATGTCACACCACAAACCTGGTTATCTTCATCTGGCGTTGGTGAAGGGGACTTGTTTGACTCAGCCGGTTTGTCAGCCCCACAGTTCTGTCTGTTGCACTTGGTTCTGAAGGGATAGTTTATGTTATTACATTTCTCACACTTCCAGCTTCCCTCAGGCATCTTTTGTTCTGAAAGGCAACAGGAAAATGAGTGTCAAAGTTACAGGATGAGTCCAGAAATATTTACATATCTAAAAGAAGGTAAAGGCATTTAATAGGCGGAGATGCATCTTATCAACTTACTAGAATTCTTTTCAGATTTTGCAGCCTGCATAAGCAAGAGAATATTATTTCACATCAAACAAATCATGGTGCCAATTGCAAATAAaggctttttaaaaaaaaaagaaaaagaccatCACATAGTGTGATAATGCAGCACGGACCTGGGATCCGGGCTTTGGTGTGTTGCACTTTCTCATGTTACAAACCGTTCTAAATGAAAAGTTGATATTTCCACATTTTGGACATGTCCAGTCATTATCACGTGTTGCATCTAGAGGATCATttagaaagaggaagaaaaagaaaattagttcACAAGGAAGCTCCAAGTGGAAAATAATTGACCAAGACATTCATCCACAGCCTAAAGGTGACAAACCTGCACcttttttttgagatttatcCTCTGGAAAAAATCCAGGCCTTGGCCCCTGCACAAATAAAAAGCTCATTAATTCTAACTCGCATCTAGGTACAGTCAAAGCTACataaaattcaacaaaatcTATATGCTCCATAATAGATGAAAACTACAGTGCAACATTCGTGTGTCTACTGCTTATGTTTCTACCAAAAGTGTGCAAGTGAATCACCAAAGGAGGGAGGGCTTTGAAAAGCCACCAGTTGAGAGGTATGACAAAAGTGTAACAGTACTtattacaacaaaaataaattaaactgaatgcacatgcaaaaaaaaataaaaaccaccgCAGAGAATCTCAGATTCCAATAAACTATCATATATAAAAAGCTAAGATAAAAAATGTTGCACGGGCATCTTGAGTTCCTAGTCGATAATGGACCAATCTCTGCAACATACCATAGCACCAGGGCCCATGGGCATGCCCAGGCCATAACGATCCATCAAAGGGGGGATACCATAAATCCCACCTGAAAAAggacaagaaataaaaaaagaaatcattaagaATAGATACAAGACATAATCACAAAGAAAAAGACTCAAATATTGAAGGTATTCTTCATTTCCATCTCATTCCCTCAAAATTATGAGAAATGAAACCATCcaatatgccaaaaaaatatatggccCATGTTGGTTCAAGGATAAAAAGGGGAAGTCAAAGGATTTAGAAGGATTTGAAAAGTTGATTGAGCCACTAACTCTAGCTTATACAAGAGGCTTCCCATAATTACACACACTACAGAAAAGATGAATGGCAGTAATcccaaacaaaattaaaacttgATGCACACAAAATAGTGGTAACATGGACCATGATGGAGTCATAAACAATAATTTCATCTAGAACTTCaatttatttgttctttggAAAAGAGGGATTGTAAACTATCATAAGAGAACAAATGTGGCAGAAGATACCATTTCCCATCATAGATCCGCTTGAGTAAGGTGTTGGTCCAGACAAAGGTAGAGGTCTGTAAGGGCTGCCAGCAGAAAGGCGGCTGCCATAGTTGTAGTGGTACGCTGAACCCCCAGAATATGGTACATCATAGGGATGAATAGATGATCCATTGAACAGAGAAGAACCATAGGGCGGCACACCCAGATACATTGAAGAGGGTGCAGCAGAACCTACATAAGGAGCTGAGGATGAGTAACCCTGTGGGGCTTGCACAGGCTTTGCAGCAGATTTCTGCAAAGAGAGAccattaaattaaatcattagAATATACGACAATTGAAATGAATCAAATACAATCCTTGCAACAGCAAAGTGAGAAAGGTGAAATAAAATCAGCACACAGAGAGTAAACCATGAAATACTAAATAGCAACATAATCAACAAGATCATAATGAGCCTAAAAAAACAATACACCAAAATGAAGGCCGTCAGCAGCTCACTGAAAGAAAGAGACTGCCTCCATCACAATCgaaataaaagcaaaatttaCAAgtattatccaaaaaaaatattaaaataaagcaaatataaaaaatgaaaacttccaaaaaaaattcacatacaCAGTCCAAGAATCTATCTTGCCACTTGCCCTAATTCTTGATTACTTAAAAGATTACAGCTCTGTTAAAATCTCTGAAAGCTTGATGGAAAAGCAAGTATTTGGaaatgatttaaaattgatattaacCCAATTCACAAACAAACACATGCAATCAAACATAAATGATACAGCATTGATTGTAGTAATGTTAAACTAATGCACGTATCAGCAACCATGACATATAAAGGAAACAATCATACAGGATATGCATACTGACACATGAAACGCTCGCTTTAACGTAATAAGCAAACCACTCAGCAAATTATCAACAGTCTGATTTGTAGTGAAGAAGTCTAGCAACCATTAATTCAATGGAAAATAGAGTAGCTTTAGTTTGAATCTTACTGAGTTATGATCAGCAGGCCTTGGTTGAGTGCAATTACGCATATTGCAAGTTGTCCTGAATGAAAAATTGACATTACCACAGCTAGGGCAGGTCCAATCATCTTCTCTACGACTACCTATAAGCCACACGTTAATGGGGATGCACCCCAACATCAGCACCAAAAAGGAAAGAACTATCACCACCAAAGCTAAATAATTAATGTAAGTAAAGCTAGTCTCAGAAAAGAATGAGTAACATTACAGCAATAACCATTTCAATGAGAAATATCACCAGACACAAATGTATTCCAGCTGCTGTCAGTGTGTTAATGCATAATATGCTATGTATAGAGGCTGCAGAGTTATTGGATAACTGAAATCTAACACTATATTTATAAGATTATAAGTCTATCtgatcttttttttattattattattattgcactATGTCCATACGTCAATGTCAATTGTCAGATGTAccaggctttttttttttgttttttttacacTGGTCAGTCAACCCAGCTAtactggacaaaatcactatgaTCACATGGGAAACCCATACTGTCCACCTAATTTCGTTAAAATCTAGAAGCATATCAGATATGTTACATATTACAAAGTCCAAATTCCTATAAGTTTAACTACTTGTGATTGGAGATCCTTAACATCCTAGAAACAAGCCATGTcactcaaaattttcaatttgagaTAGGGACAATACTTAAGTTATGACAGAGATCTATTATGGGCCCATTGAATCACATTTGGTACACATATAGGCAAATGCAATTTCCTAAATCCGGCCACCTAGTGAATGTATTGTGTGCAGACCAATATTCTATATTCGATGTATAATTTACAAGCCCTAAATTCCAATTCATATTTAACCCCATAAGATACATAAAACTTAAATAAGATTCCTAGCAAAAGAAGTAGATTGCAACCGACATAAAATCATCCATGTTCATTGAAAGGTAACATCATATGCATTAAGATTAACACCAAACTTAAAAATCCAACAACCACATAAAACAAAACCTACCATCAGTTCTAGCCCGCTTGGATGCCGAAGAATTTCTGTTGTCAACCTGAAGCGccaaaaaataaggaaaaaaaagggaacAGTTATTCACATGCTACAGAAATTCACTAGGCTCAATGCTCTGAAACCCTGAAGCTGTCTTTGGTTGCTCGAAACTATGAACTTAGAATTGAAATTAGAGACTTCAATTCTAAAACCACGCTAATAAATTCGTAACCAACTTTTAACACCAAAACGAAGCCAGAAGTTTCACAATCCCAATAAAATCTAATTCTGCGAACCAAAAACGCCCTAAGACTACCACAACATCCAAACAGGCCATATTAATTCTCAAACACATTCAAATTGATTAAAAAGGCAATCCAGGAAAGATTCAAAtcgattaaaaaataaaaaataaaataaaactaatttcCATTTTCTTGTTGAGATGCTCATCCTCTAGGATTTGCTAGGGCTCGGAATAGCAAGAAAAGCACGAAACTAAAAGCCGAGAGAGGGAAAACGAAGAAACAGATAACATAGAATTGAACGAATTGTATGAGAATCACCTGAGACATGGCGATGAAGAGTGAAAGAGAAACGGCGAGATTTTGCTCTAGATTTGAACGCGAGAGAGCGATTGTGGGCTAAAAGGAACGAGCCTCGATAAGATGCTAATAAGGGTTTTCGAGCATTCGGTTATTTGGGTCTTGAGTTCGGTACAGGACACGCaccgttttgtgtgtttctcaTGGATGAAGTGGGACCGTGGATAAGGATGTCTCTACCTGCTCCTAAAATTGATCTCCTCTATTTCACTTTCAAATTTGattggtttaattttattttaaataaaagttaAGTTTAATCTTATCATCGAACCATATATATGGCCTCTTTGCCACTTTACAGCGTCAAGGGTGAACAGCCTATCAATCCTTTGAAAACCCATTTCAGATCCTCCAAATCCCAATTTAGTTCAAGTCTTAATATTCATTTTTCCACCCACACAACACACTCAATCCCTCATATTCGCAGGAGAGGAGAGGGGGAGGAGCCGACGGTGTCGGTGAAATGAGCGTTGAGCAAccgaaggagagagagagagagagagggagagaagatgaaagagaaataagaaaataattggGCATTGTGTTACagaaaataacaatattttGCTACTAACGGTAGcaagagcttgtttggcaaaaatTTTGCCTCTACCTTTACTATTCtctaaaatttttttcacttttgtatcTCATatcaattgttttttattattatttaaacaaaaatacacactataaaacaaaattttttcattttttcatacaaattctttcaactttatatcacatcaatcacttcttattgttattaaaaaaaaattcacgtaaaagacattttatcaaacacactCGTATTGTACCAATCCCAATGGATTGACTCAAGTGATAAGGGCCTTTTGATATTTGTAGTACCCATTCCATAAGGTCTACTGTTCAAATCTCATTGGGTGCAAATAAGTCGTTGGTGTCAAAAGCTTATTGTTATTACTCACCCTTGTGAATGAGACGCTTTACACATGTCAAAAGCTTACCTAATATGAGTGAATACTCGAAGTTGTCATACTTTAGATGAGTTCCttgtcattatttatttattgtattttatttcttttgaaccTAATCCGATGGAGATGAAAAATTAGgtgatattaaataaaaataattactaTAAGAGGTTTACATAATCTGTTAGTATTGGTTTTTGGATAAACACAACACTTGAAGATAGTCCTTGGACATAGAATACCATCGGATGAAATGGTAATAAGGTAAATCACTTGTGAATTTGTCGAAATAGGCGTCCAAAATACTCGTCATTCTCTACGACGCCATTGATTTTAGATCTAGCCCCATCAAGATATTAGGGTTCTCAATGCGACAAATATTAATCAGGCCTGTATAAGTAATTCTCCCTTACAGAAAGTCCAACCCATACCCTAATACATGTCCAACCTCGTAAGTATTTCTTTTGAGACCAGCCCAACCCAACCCATACCCTAATGCATGTCCCGCCTCATAAAAGTTTTCTTTGAGACCAGCTAACCACCGACGCTAATGGTACAATATATAGCATTTTGTGTAGCTGAAGAAGAGGCTAATATCGCATCAGTCACGCAGAagtccattttttctttttaattgatacTGGGGAAGGGTTACAAAGGGTAAAAGGAAAATGTCTTTAAGAACTAAAAATTAACAGTACTATATTTTCTGTAGCATGGGTAAGCATTAATTAAGCAATATGGCAGACCTACCTCGATATCAGTTGAGCACAAAAGCCACTAATGGTTTGGTTAAAAGTGTTATTAAGATTGTCTAAGCTAATAaactaaatacaaaaattaagaCTTTTAGTTGCATGCATTCCGCCAAAGATGGACAATTCCCTTCGACTTTCATTCGACCTCTTGATGGACGACATCTCCTTCAACCTGCATAATGGCCAATGTTTTCAGAATTACATATATTCTTAACGGAATAAACTAAGTACAAAAGATTAACTTCAACCTACCAAATAAGCGCCATCCTCAACTTCGAAGAACTTGCCCAGATCCATATCATCAACTTTCTTTAGGGCTGAAGgtagatttaattttataaaataagtcaataaattttttatgacAAAACTTTTTTCCAAACTAACAACTATTACCTTCTTTATATTCCAAATATTTCTTCTTGCCTTCCCGATAACTTGGATAAATATAGCCTTGTGCAAGATTCGTTCTTATCTAagtataacaaaaacaaaaagaatagttAATCTTAAGCATAAACCAaagttatatactaactaagaaaaataaaatttagtgaCTTATTACCCCAACATAGAGTTCTGCGTCGCCAACTTTGTACCTTCCCAAGTCCAAATAGACTGCTGGAAGCTCAATTTCACCCTTGGGCACCCAAACAACTCTCTCTTTTATCTGTTTTATTAGAGTAAACACTCAATCATGGGCCaaactaaaattttaacttATATTAGCTTAAACTTGCATCATTAAActcaaataaaatttaacaacTTACATCTTGAATCTCCAACTCCTTTTGCGCAGACATCTCGTAGAATCGAATGAGTAATGTTGCTGTAACCTTCtcgcattaataaaaaaatgataaaagtgagagagaacaaatcaatACTATTgacataataaacaaaaaataatcataatctTCTCAAacttgtatttaaaaaaaataatagtgtTAATTGTCtcacttaaaaatttaaaaatattttaagttttttgaaACATACCTTATCAGGAGTGTCAGGCAGCTGACCGAGCACTTCCAAGTTATATAACAGTCTATTGAATCTAATAATGTCAAAATTTGATATAATACATTACACTTTGTTCAATATAATTTGAGATTCAAGATGCTTAAGATTCAAGATGTTTACCTAAAATCAGAGAGTTCTTCACGATAATTGTTGTATTTAACTCTAACTGAATTGGAAAGGTATATACGTTAGCAGATATGTTTATGAAAGTAAATATGATGTCAATGTCAAGTGATAACATACCTTCGAGTTGTTCCACTAACACATCATCTCTTCGCAATTCTATGAAAAAGCATTTCAGTGCACCCATGCTTATGCACTTTGTCAAATCTAAATggaaacccaaaacaaaagatgaattaaatataattataccTTGTGAAAAGACTATTTATGAAACACTTAACTAATAAAGAGCATACCATGTGTCCAGCATAATATTAAGGTGTCTCTCAATGTCCTCACCACTTCAACCTCAATAATTGATTTCAATCCATCTGGCATGGTAGTGTAATAATGGATTCCAGCTTCATATTCAAGAACCTCTCAGAAGGaatacaattttcaaaatagaTGCTGTCAGAACTAATCTTCTTAACCACTTGCAACCCGCTTTTATTTATGTATATCTCTTCAGTTTCTTCATACTAGCCGTGTTCTTTCAAACATCTAGCATACCTCGCCAAAAAGTCAGCGGGCATGTTCATGTGGCGAAAAATGAAAGCAGGACGACAATTTCCCCTTGCAAGCAAACGCTTAGAATGGACTACTTCAGGCATTGCACGTGCTCGAGTGCTACTTTGTAGTTAGCAGATCTTTAGCATCTCCACAGTCTGTTTGCACCAAAACATCCTTATAACATGGCTTAGCGATAAGGAGTCCATTTAGAATTCCCAGCATCTCCATCCTCACCACATCACCTCTCTGAAAATTCCAGCTTAATTGGCAAGAAATAGGCATGCCATTTTCATCCCGCACACGTACTCCTAATCCTACACAACCTCCTGGAGCCTTTAGCGAGGCATCAGGTGCAGGATACAAATTCTCTTACTTAAGAGAATGGCAAACGGGAAGGGCATCCTGGTATATAGCTAGACATTTTCCTTGGCCTTCAACTATACTCCACCATTAATTACGTTTGTTGTACTATGTAGCTCAAAGAATTTCTAAATTCATGCATATCCAAATTCCTATGCGTGAGAAGTATCATTGGCAAATCTAAAGCTACCACGAAGAAGGGAAAAACATATGGTAAATATCTTAAAAACATTAATTTAAGCTTAATTAGATATCTTGTAATAATATTGGTTTAATCTTAATCAGATATATGTTATTTTGTAATAAATGCAGGACCTGTGAGGGGACAACTATCAAATTGGGATAGACCTCGTCGTGGTGTTGCCATCACCTCGGATGCCTCGCTAAAGGCTCCACGACGAGGTCTATCCCAATTTGATAGTTGTCCCCTCACAGGTCCTGCATTTATTACAAAATAACATATATCTGATTAAGATTAAACCAATATTATTACAAGATATCTAATTAAGCTTAAATTAATGTTTTCAAGATATTTACCATATGTTTTTCCCTTCTTCGTGGTAACTTTAGATTTGCCAATGATACTTCTCACGCATAGGAATTTGGATATGCATGAATTTAGAAATTCTTTGAGCTACATAGTACAACAAACGTAATTAATGGTGGAGTATAGTTGAAGGCCAAGGAAAATGTCTAGCTATATACCAGGATGCCCTTCCCATTTGCCATTCTCTTAAGTAAGAGAATTTGTATCCTGCACCTGGTCACCCAAAATAGTAGAAGCACAGTTATATGTCAGCTTTAAAtcctacaataatttttttttcttcatgaatAAATAGTAGATTAAACTTGCTAGCACTACTAAGTTAATAATCTAAGATCCATTTAGCTAATTTTGAGTTAGCTATTGGAATTCTATTGCCACATTTGAACATTCAATGAGATGAAGGAAGACacgaagaagaaaataaaactttaaaacatGGCCTTTTTAGCTCCCGGAAAACTGGCTCTTTGTGGAATATGAAggtttcctatttttttttataagtgaatATGAAGGTTTCCTATtgtgatcatcatcatcataatcaTTATTAGACAGGAGGtcaatttttacaaaatctaATATAAGCTTGCTAGTGCCTCATAATTGCATGTCATGTCTTATTGCCAGTCTTAATGTTGCATAGTAACTAATTTTCTTAACGTTGCGTAGTAGCTAATTTTCTTAGAATTACTGTTGTCTCTTgatgaaaatttaaattttggaaaagaGAATTAggacttacttttttttttttgaaaggttgTGGATTTTAGTTTAGAGTTTGTTGATGCCAATTTGTTGTGCTAACATATAGGTTTCTGAATGAATGATCACATGGCATTCTTTTAGTTGATTGTGCCAATAAGCTCTAGCTGAAATTATACCTCCCTTTTTAAGGTCAAGTTGGGAGTGATGTCTACAATCTGAGACCAACCATTTGCATGTTTAATTTATCAAAACCTTTTTGTGTCATTTGATCATTGATAGAAAGGATTCATCTCTAACAAAATCTTACAGTGAGGTTGAATATACACCGTACATATTTAACAGCTCGGGCTtggtttctctctttctttatgCTCTTTTGTCTTGTTTGTTGTTCTTCTCCTAGGTCCAAGAATGCGGATTCGATAGTCTGTTTTAACTACCATAGAAACTATCATGTGAGAGCATTTCCTAGTGAGCTCAACAAAACAAGTTTTTAGCCAGATTTTGTCAAGCTCCTTCAGAATACCACCCGCAGCGAGCTCGTCATTGTTACAGTAAATTTGCCTCGTGTCAGAATCCTTCGCTACTTCTAGCGAACAACATACTACAGAAAATCAGCCCTATACCGACCCTTATTTGTTGGCACTTATATTAAAATACTGGCGCTTGTTTTGTTACTAACACTCAAAACAGACGAGAAAGAGGTGGTAATGGAGCTAGCAGATTCGTGGAAGAAAGAGGGAGAATCTTGAGGGAAAGGGAGGAAATCTTTGGGAAAAGAAACGGATATTACTATGGTTGTGGCTATAGTTTGCTCAAGATCTGAGAGTGGGAATCCATGAGATTCAGTTTGATCatattgctctctctctctctctctttaggaGCGAGTTTGTGAGGTTGATTGGGCAGCTAGGTTTGTGAATTTCAGGAGTTG contains the following coding sequences:
- the LOC133864498 gene encoding ranBP2-type zinc finger protein At1g67325 isoform X1, translated to MSQVDNRNSSASKRARTDGSRREDDWTCPSCGNVNFSFRTTCNMRNCTQPRPADHNSKSAAKPVQAPQGYSSSAPYVGSAAPSSMYLGVPPYGSSLFNGSSIHPYDVPYSGGSAYHYNYGSRLSAGSPYRPLPLSGPTPYSSGSMMGNGGIYGIPPLMDRYGLGMPMGPGAMGPRPGFFPEDKSQKKGADATRDNDWTCPKCGNINFSFRTVCNMRKCNTPKPGSQAAKSEKNSKQKMPEGSWKCEKCNNINYPFRTKCNRQNCGADKPAESNKSPSPTPDEDNQSTEMNKPATQAWTTFMYNPYSYSAMVYTRNPEALTVSENWKSILPFLTKSIHGCHQGTRRCYDRRRACCQRSSWLGSPLCRCEVGRGVQQEPHQ
- the LOC133864498 gene encoding ranBP2-type zinc finger protein At1g67325 isoform X2; this translates as MSQVDNRNSSASKRARTDGSRREDDWTCPSCGNVNFSFRTTCNMRNCTQPRPADHNSKSAAKPVQAPQGYSSSAPYVGSAAPSSMYLGVPPYGSSLFNGSSIHPYDVPYSGGSAYHYNYGSRLSAGSPYRPLPLSGPTPYSSGSMMGNGGIYGIPPLMDRYGLGMPMGPGAMGPRPGFFPEDKSQKKDATRDNDWTCPKCGNINFSFRTVCNMRKCNTPKPGSQAAKSEKNSKQKMPEGSWKCEKCNNINYPFRTKCNRQNCGADKPAESNKSPSPTPDEDNQSTEMNKPATQAWTTFMYNPYSYSAMVYTRNPEALTVSENWKSILPFLTKSIHGCHQGTRRCYDRRRACCQRSSWLGSPLCRCEVGRGVQQEPHQ
- the LOC133864498 gene encoding ranBP2-type zinc finger protein At1g67325 isoform X3, which translates into the protein MSQVDNRNSSASKRARTDGSRREDDWTCPSCGNVNFSFRTTCNMRNCTQPRPADHNSKSAAKPVQAPQGYSSSAPYVGSAAPSSMYLGVPPYGSSLFNGSSIHPYDVPYSGGSAYHYNYGSRLSAGSPYRPLPLSGPTPYSSGSMMGNGGIYGIPPLMDRYGLGMPMGPGAMGPRPGFFPEDKSQKKGADATRDNDWTCPKCGNINFSFRTVCNMRKCNTPKPGSQAAKSEKNSKQKMPEGSWKCEKCNNINYPFRTKCNRQNCGADKPAESNKSPSPTPDEDNQ
- the LOC133864519 gene encoding uncharacterized protein LOC133864519 isoform X2, whose translation is MPDGLKSIIEVEVVRTLRDTLILCWTHDLTKCISMGALKCFFIELRRDDVLVEQLEVRVKYNNYREELSDFRFNRLLYNLEVLGQLPDTPDKVTATLLIRFYEMSAQKELEIQDIRTNLAQGYIYPSYREGKKKYLEYKEALKKVDDMDLGKFFEVEDGAYLVEGDVVHQEVE
- the LOC133864519 gene encoding uncharacterized protein LOC133864519 isoform X1 gives rise to the protein MPDGLKSIIEVEVVRTLRDTLILCWTHDLTKCISMGALKCFFIELRRDDVLVEQLEVRVKYNNYREELSDFRFNRLLYNLEVLGQLPDTPDKVTATLLIRFYEMSAQKELEIQDIKERVVWVPKGEIELPAVYLDLGRYKVGDAELYVGIRTNLAQGYIYPSYREGKKKYLEYKEALKKVDDMDLGKFFEVEDGAYLVEGDVVHQEVE